A window of Halobellus sp. LT62 contains these coding sequences:
- a CDS encoding DUF262 domain-containing protein translates to MQIAEQIRPKEIGDLFNQNERLRIPSYQRRYSWEDEHFEDLWNDLNSIDPEGSHFFGTIVFMSGTHVAGGTNEIDVVDGQQRITTISILLCAIRDHLEANYTENEIGQRMESIEGNLWIVDRDGEKRGMRLTLGNLDHDSYESLVNGYVDEIDNGKIEAAYQYFRDKLDAECETLDAVKSLHDRILDQLIYVSITAKGHSEAYHLFETMNNRGLSLSPIDLMKNYLLMKAAKRGGVDEDRVEDLWGEIIKNIDSLTHLNDSGPTFFRQYFMASSLLGINQKITKSKLYEPTFTEIIDEIDDMETLLTDIREKSTLFRKLLQQDIDHFSRSENAEINRLLRDAEIVSITPFTFFLRAFSESDDVDLLKGVIRKSNALLIRRQICDRNTGPHDTIFNHLAQNAFDADDPLQYMDDYLRSEGRFPTDEQFERHFTQEDFSRSDRTKYVLGKIEEDHYGHGGKEVVESRYQVHIEHILPEHPGKNLTKLWLEPFDISDDEHADFKKRIGNLTLLEEDPNIRASNRSLEKKQQYYSEDRTDFKMTHELQDRDRWGVSEIEERSTQLAEIATEVWNL, encoded by the coding sequence ATGCAAATAGCGGAGCAAATCCGACCTAAAGAGATCGGAGATCTGTTCAACCAAAACGAGCGACTGCGTATACCATCCTACCAGCGGCGGTACTCGTGGGAAGATGAACACTTCGAGGATCTCTGGAACGATCTGAACAGCATCGACCCAGAGGGGAGCCATTTCTTCGGAACGATCGTGTTTATGTCCGGGACACACGTCGCCGGGGGAACGAACGAGATCGACGTCGTGGACGGCCAACAGCGGATTACGACCATCTCGATTCTCCTCTGTGCGATCCGCGATCATCTCGAAGCCAACTATACCGAAAACGAGATCGGACAGCGGATGGAGTCGATAGAAGGGAACCTCTGGATCGTCGATCGGGACGGAGAGAAACGAGGAATGCGCCTCACTCTCGGTAACCTCGATCACGACAGCTACGAGAGCCTCGTCAATGGATACGTCGACGAGATCGATAACGGGAAAATCGAAGCTGCGTACCAGTACTTCCGCGACAAGCTCGATGCCGAATGTGAGACGCTTGATGCAGTCAAGTCACTACACGATCGGATCCTCGATCAGTTGATCTACGTGTCGATAACAGCGAAGGGACACTCCGAGGCGTACCATCTGTTCGAGACGATGAACAACCGCGGGCTGTCGCTCTCTCCGATTGACCTGATGAAGAACTATCTCCTGATGAAAGCTGCCAAACGAGGCGGAGTCGACGAGGACAGGGTCGAAGACCTGTGGGGGGAGATCATCAAAAACATCGATAGCCTCACCCATCTCAACGATTCTGGCCCGACGTTCTTCAGACAGTACTTCATGGCTTCGAGTCTTCTCGGCATCAATCAGAAAATCACGAAGAGCAAACTGTACGAGCCGACGTTCACCGAAATCATCGACGAGATCGATGATATGGAGACGCTGCTGACCGACATTCGGGAGAAGTCGACGCTCTTTCGGAAATTGTTACAGCAGGACATCGATCACTTCTCCCGTAGTGAAAACGCCGAGATCAACCGACTGCTCCGCGATGCCGAGATCGTTTCCATCACCCCGTTTACCTTCTTTCTCCGCGCCTTTTCTGAATCAGACGACGTCGATTTACTGAAGGGGGTGATTCGAAAGTCGAACGCCCTGCTCATCCGGAGACAGATTTGTGACCGAAACACGGGCCCACACGACACGATTTTCAATCATCTGGCCCAGAACGCGTTCGATGCCGATGATCCGCTCCAATATATGGACGACTATCTTCGGTCAGAGGGCCGATTCCCGACCGACGAACAGTTCGAACGACACTTCACCCAAGAGGATTTTTCGCGGTCAGATCGAACCAAGTACGTCCTCGGCAAGATCGAAGAGGATCATTACGGCCACGGCGGAAAAGAGGTCGTCGAGAGTCGCTACCAGGTCCATATCGAGCATATCCTGCCAGAACATCCCGGAAAGAATCTAACCAAACTCTGGCTCGAACCATTCGATATTAGCGACGACGAACACGCTGATTTCAAAAAGCGGATCGGGAATCTAACGCTCCTCGAAGAGGATCCGAATATCCGCGCCTCGAACAGGTCGCTGGAGAAAAAGCAACAGTACTACTCCGAAGACCGAACCGATTTCAAGATGACCCACGAGTTACAAGACCGAGATCGGTGGGGCGTTTCAGAAATCGAGGAACGAAGCACGCAGCTCGCTGAAATCGCTACCGAAGTCTGGAATCTCTAA
- a CDS encoding helix-turn-helix domain-containing protein — protein sequence MISERGLRVLSALGTPKGRHELADELNYREDTVSDTLNDLARRDLVVKERVGNKIIAKPGSARCVEVFQSLTKSNPHVDFPDLLTPSILNILYYLSSDDEWTATELAEQTGHARATIYRGLQTLTNRAMAVKQHSQYRLTDAFNDLHVFAYELQHHTHLVRIKHDVGSGTIVWESHDEFLVRTDTAVEHSDYHRTGLDAFSEHGLQFFTTSDQYYFYSEDREALTPEDLFCHLLLIENDSRHRKYALLLEAKTDLSLERLLTVADGYGITEIVEPLLEFLETKGEKSSAATPRWEEFETLADAYGVEL from the coding sequence ATGATAAGCGAACGAGGACTCCGAGTCCTCTCGGCACTTGGCACCCCAAAGGGACGTCATGAGCTGGCTGATGAACTAAATTACCGAGAGGACACAGTCTCGGATACTCTCAACGACTTGGCCCGGCGTGATCTCGTCGTCAAAGAACGCGTTGGCAACAAAATCATCGCCAAGCCAGGTAGTGCCCGCTGCGTTGAAGTGTTCCAGTCACTCACGAAATCGAATCCTCACGTCGACTTTCCGGATCTACTCACGCCTTCGATACTGAATATCCTGTATTATCTGAGTAGTGACGACGAGTGGACGGCAACCGAACTGGCAGAGCAAACGGGCCACGCACGCGCAACGATTTACCGCGGACTACAGACGCTCACAAATCGAGCGATGGCCGTCAAGCAACACAGTCAATACAGGCTCACGGATGCGTTCAATGATCTCCACGTCTTTGCGTACGAACTCCAGCACCACACCCACCTCGTCCGGATCAAACACGACGTTGGAAGCGGAACGATCGTCTGGGAGTCACACGATGAATTTCTCGTCCGCACCGATACTGCTGTTGAACATTCTGATTACCATCGGACAGGGCTCGATGCCTTTTCTGAGCACGGACTTCAGTTTTTCACGACATCCGATCAGTACTACTTCTATTCAGAGGATCGTGAAGCGCTCACGCCTGAAGATCTGTTCTGCCATCTGCTCCTTATCGAAAACGATTCTCGTCACCGGAAGTACGCTCTCTTGCTTGAGGCGAAGACGGACCTCTCACTGGAGCGTCTGCTAACGGTTGCTGATGGCTATGGGATTACGGAAATCGTCGAACCGCTGTTGGAATTTCTGGAAACGAAAGGCGAAAAGTCGTCTGCAGCAACGCCGCGATGGGAAGAGTTCGAAACGCTGGCCGATGCGTACGGAGTCGAACTATGA
- a CDS encoding DUF499 domain-containing protein — protein sequence MSGTEALPKTLEDTVTLSRELRDDGQIDGQVKLYNVENDDEFESDAELFFERTLMTQGLREALTILRDSLTGDDPRGTHILYGPYGSGKSHQMVALYHCFDDPGAAADWASDSVEGFESALPDSAIPITVAMQNEQYEYLWEPFFEALDYDPGTFESGGYPDMQTIQDAVGDETVAFFVDELEDWFDTLQGDRKSSNKAFLQSLLESTALSDLELYTIVSVLREDSEVHDILNREQAVEVNMNNQVDKREVLRHRLIDDIDESAARDIVNGYFDAYDQSDHVSLPDDLLSEMHDLYPFHPVLLDALETRYYADEGNQNTRGMIYLFSKVLLEMQDQTDLITHGDIDAIGFEDELAKINYERLNAATGDIKSRVDTDAVPHGRRVLNTILLYSLKPSEGEGADVSEIVMGAYQTGDLVADVVLDLERLHGVAWHLHKLNGKYAIRDRQNPNALIRNAATDVSETAAKAEIADFITDIFGSNAYPVGFRTNDIRDIPDSREIKVVVKDDQWTQEEVEKAITNDGRGREWRNTLVFVQPAGDKAIESGTRYIDKARYIEGARQVLADESLDEEIRESIESMKEQEVSELQEELQLLYGEVLDGDDLLNEFDLAAPMDLDVYVLDGAELSASNIADSAAADPFDLQTHVWPIVEDLLDRRGEISIEDIYEQFLRDPELPIPGSANDVLNATVKALEEKPILARDSSGFRDDLSGSSLDTVLVHKNAVGVWGVDDVEQELRQRFGSGTTALDIGDFELELVQDGEIWIDGDSHDIIMRAIGRLNREDQYVIVRGNEILDKPQSDATLRDVGSATVVGASHLSEQIEESIDEDGYANLDTIIGEIRSDESVFLPPDETETVALEAVNDFLVDQYVLEAGGRYLESLGDRDPTTVKIVPTVSDRVGEQILEYIEELDPGDQFTVNKVTDRFDSSVTEHMVRTFLLENIGKDEEPEYVVNTTGSDKASDWVPGYPFRKADTEADTWRFEYNGEDVAAMRKKWRKEHQTGEVEYGDVTFMLPDKEGVPGTLQGTADVDRTQVSLTLRSGQDYAKVQDMFERMPDEATSLRIEISFQK from the coding sequence ATGTCGGGAACTGAGGCTTTGCCCAAAACTCTTGAAGACACGGTTACCCTGAGCCGTGAACTTCGAGACGATGGCCAAATAGACGGACAAGTAAAACTCTACAACGTTGAGAACGACGACGAGTTCGAATCAGATGCCGAGCTCTTCTTCGAACGGACGCTGATGACACAGGGGCTTCGAGAAGCTCTCACGATCCTGCGGGATTCTCTGACCGGCGACGACCCACGCGGAACACACATTCTCTATGGCCCGTACGGCAGTGGGAAGTCCCACCAGATGGTCGCGCTCTATCACTGCTTCGATGATCCCGGTGCTGCGGCAGATTGGGCTAGCGACTCGGTTGAGGGATTCGAGTCAGCGCTCCCCGATTCTGCGATCCCGATCACGGTCGCAATGCAGAACGAGCAGTACGAGTACCTCTGGGAGCCCTTCTTCGAAGCACTCGATTACGATCCTGGAACGTTCGAGTCCGGCGGCTACCCCGATATGCAGACCATTCAGGATGCCGTCGGCGACGAGACTGTCGCGTTCTTCGTCGACGAGCTCGAAGATTGGTTCGACACGCTCCAAGGCGACCGCAAGAGCTCGAACAAAGCGTTTCTGCAGTCCCTACTCGAATCGACCGCTCTCTCGGATCTCGAACTCTACACGATCGTCTCCGTGCTCCGCGAGGATTCCGAGGTCCACGACATCCTGAACCGAGAACAGGCGGTCGAAGTCAATATGAACAACCAGGTGGACAAGCGGGAAGTCCTGCGCCACCGCTTGATCGACGACATCGACGAGAGTGCCGCCCGCGACATCGTCAACGGGTACTTCGATGCCTACGACCAGTCTGACCACGTCTCTCTCCCGGACGATCTACTGTCCGAGATGCACGATCTCTATCCCTTCCATCCCGTGCTGCTCGATGCACTCGAAACGCGCTACTACGCTGATGAGGGGAACCAGAATACACGCGGGATGATCTACCTCTTCTCGAAGGTTCTCCTCGAAATGCAGGACCAGACGGATCTGATCACGCACGGCGATATAGATGCGATCGGGTTCGAAGACGAACTGGCCAAGATCAATTATGAGCGGCTGAACGCCGCCACAGGCGACATCAAAAGCCGCGTCGATACAGACGCCGTTCCACACGGTCGCCGGGTTCTGAACACGATTCTCCTGTACTCTCTGAAACCGAGTGAGGGAGAAGGAGCCGACGTTTCGGAAATCGTGATGGGCGCGTATCAGACGGGTGACCTCGTAGCCGATGTCGTGCTTGATCTCGAACGGTTACACGGGGTGGCGTGGCATCTGCACAAACTCAACGGGAAGTACGCGATCCGCGACCGGCAGAACCCCAACGCACTCATCCGGAACGCCGCAACCGACGTGTCCGAAACGGCAGCGAAAGCCGAGATTGCGGACTTCATTACGGACATCTTCGGCTCGAACGCGTATCCTGTCGGGTTCCGCACGAACGACATTCGGGACATCCCCGACTCTCGTGAAATCAAGGTCGTGGTGAAAGACGACCAGTGGACACAGGAAGAAGTCGAGAAGGCCATCACGAACGATGGTCGTGGACGCGAGTGGCGCAACACGCTCGTGTTCGTCCAGCCCGCTGGCGACAAGGCCATCGAATCCGGAACGCGGTACATCGACAAGGCACGGTACATCGAGGGGGCTCGACAGGTGCTCGCAGACGAGTCTCTCGACGAAGAGATCCGTGAGTCCATCGAGAGTATGAAAGAGCAGGAAGTGAGCGAACTCCAAGAGGAGCTCCAGTTGCTCTATGGCGAGGTTCTCGACGGCGACGACCTACTCAACGAATTCGACCTTGCAGCTCCGATGGACCTCGATGTGTACGTCCTAGATGGTGCTGAGCTGAGCGCGTCAAATATCGCTGACTCCGCTGCTGCCGACCCCTTCGATCTACAGACCCACGTCTGGCCAATCGTCGAAGATCTGCTCGACCGGCGTGGCGAGATTTCGATCGAAGACATATACGAACAGTTCCTGCGAGATCCCGAACTCCCCATCCCCGGAAGCGCCAACGACGTCCTGAACGCTACCGTCAAAGCCCTGGAAGAGAAACCGATTCTCGCCCGCGATTCGAGTGGGTTCCGCGACGACCTCTCCGGCAGTTCGCTCGACACGGTACTCGTCCACAAGAATGCCGTCGGGGTATGGGGCGTCGACGACGTGGAACAGGAGCTCCGACAGCGGTTCGGCAGCGGGACGACAGCGCTCGACATCGGGGACTTCGAACTCGAACTCGTCCAGGACGGAGAGATCTGGATCGATGGGGACAGCCACGACATCATTATGCGTGCCATCGGTCGACTCAACCGCGAGGATCAATACGTCATCGTCCGTGGAAACGAGATTCTCGACAAACCGCAGTCGGACGCGACGCTGCGGGATGTCGGGAGTGCGACCGTGGTCGGGGCATCTCACCTCTCAGAACAGATTGAAGAATCTATCGACGAGGATGGGTACGCGAACCTCGATACGATAATCGGAGAAATTCGAAGCGATGAGAGCGTGTTCCTGCCACCCGATGAAACGGAGACTGTAGCACTTGAGGCAGTCAACGACTTCCTTGTGGACCAATACGTTCTGGAAGCCGGTGGTCGGTACCTAGAGTCACTCGGTGACCGTGACCCCACGACTGTCAAGATCGTGCCGACGGTTTCAGACCGAGTGGGCGAGCAAATCTTAGAGTATATCGAGGAGCTCGATCCTGGCGACCAGTTCACCGTGAACAAGGTGACCGACCGGTTTGACAGCAGCGTCACCGAACATATGGTTCGGACGTTCTTGCTGGAGAACATCGGCAAGGACGAAGAGCCCGAGTACGTCGTCAACACGACCGGATCGGACAAGGCGTCTGACTGGGTGCCCGGCTATCCGTTCCGGAAGGCAGACACAGAAGCCGACACGTGGCGCTTCGAGTACAACGGCGAAGACGTCGCGGCGATGCGGAAGAAATGGCGAAAGGAGCATCAGACTGGCGAGGTCGAATACGGCGATGTCACGTTTATGCTACCGGATAAGGAAGGCGTTCCTGGAACGCTACAGGGGACTGCCGACGTTGACCGCACGCAGGTGAGCCTGACGCTTCGATCCGGACAGGACTACGCCAAGGTGCAGGATATGTTCGAACGGATGCCGGACGAAGCGACGAGCTTGCGGATCGAGATCAGTTTCCAGAAGTAG
- a CDS encoding DEAD/DEAH box helicase, giving the protein MADYDLVDTEVTHESADELLDSINRDSSDDHVQTIQAVRLQAGQPDSELRSLKQLDEESVKLLEHQVDAAYQALFEMDGKALLADEVGLGKTIEVGMILKEMHFRETDDSVLILTPAQLAKQWQAELLEKFGLEYVCNYDEEFRGFDRHDHIIASIDTAKSDRHRATVLNRDWDVLILDEAHYVKNEETDRYDLIDNLPYQYAFFLTATPIQNELTDLYNVVSLLRPGLFGTRDVFHHYFVDRNQETLVNRDELQERLNKVMIRNRRADTDIDFTNRSIDTRTFDPSPEERELCQAVSDYVRNAYSEDQGQKLVLMLLQKEVVSSPAALKATIEKWLDDQSELTHTEELETILDLIEGIETVTKQEKLLSIVEEARGRVEMGRVIVFTQFRATQREILDRLTEEGYTIHSFHGGHSSQEKEQIVKNFEEDGGVLVSTDAMSEGRNLQFCNIMVNYDLPWNPMRVEQRIGRIHRIGQKRDVYVFNMALKDTVEEYVLERLYHKIDLFQQSVGQLSSILTRMEESGTTFEDEIFERLVNADSEVDLENDFDAMAVDLQEQRELAEKLEVFNSGVFEGFDLGARDD; this is encoded by the coding sequence ATGGCCGATTACGACCTCGTTGACACAGAGGTCACTCACGAATCTGCCGACGAACTTCTTGATTCAATAAATCGAGATTCTTCTGATGACCACGTGCAGACAATTCAAGCAGTTCGTCTACAGGCAGGGCAACCAGATTCTGAACTTAGATCTCTAAAGCAGTTGGACGAGGAGTCGGTCAAGCTACTTGAGCATCAGGTCGATGCCGCATATCAGGCCCTTTTCGAGATGGACGGGAAAGCGCTCCTCGCTGATGAGGTCGGCTTGGGTAAGACGATTGAAGTTGGGATGATCCTCAAGGAGATGCATTTCCGCGAGACGGATGATTCCGTTCTTATTCTTACGCCAGCCCAACTCGCCAAACAGTGGCAGGCCGAACTCCTGGAGAAATTCGGGCTTGAGTACGTGTGTAACTACGACGAAGAGTTCCGTGGCTTCGATCGTCACGACCATATCATAGCAAGCATCGATACCGCAAAGAGCGACCGGCATCGAGCGACGGTACTGAACCGGGATTGGGATGTGCTTATCCTCGACGAGGCACACTACGTGAAAAATGAGGAGACGGACCGTTATGATCTGATTGACAATCTCCCATACCAGTACGCATTTTTCTTGACTGCCACACCGATTCAAAACGAGTTGACTGACCTGTATAATGTCGTTTCCCTACTTCGGCCTGGATTGTTCGGGACGCGCGATGTATTCCATCACTATTTCGTAGACCGCAATCAGGAGACCCTCGTTAACCGGGACGAGTTGCAGGAGCGACTGAACAAGGTGATGATTCGGAACCGACGCGCAGATACGGATATAGACTTCACAAACCGGAGTATCGATACTCGAACCTTTGACCCATCCCCTGAAGAGCGAGAGCTCTGCCAAGCTGTCTCTGATTACGTCAGAAACGCGTATAGCGAAGATCAGGGGCAAAAGCTCGTTCTAATGTTACTCCAGAAAGAGGTCGTCAGTAGTCCGGCTGCGTTGAAAGCAACTATCGAGAAATGGCTTGATGATCAGTCTGAGCTCACACATACCGAAGAGTTAGAAACGATTCTCGATCTGATTGAGGGTATTGAAACAGTCACGAAACAGGAGAAGTTACTCAGTATTGTAGAAGAAGCCCGTGGCCGGGTTGAGATGGGTCGAGTCATCGTCTTTACGCAATTTAGAGCGACACAACGGGAAATCCTTGATCGACTTACTGAGGAAGGATATACTATCCACTCTTTCCACGGGGGACACTCTAGCCAAGAGAAAGAACAGATCGTGAAGAACTTCGAGGAAGACGGTGGCGTATTAGTCTCAACGGACGCTATGTCCGAGGGGAGAAACCTTCAATTTTGCAATATTATGGTGAATTACGACCTGCCTTGGAATCCGATGCGTGTTGAACAGCGTATCGGCCGTATTCATCGGATCGGCCAAAAGCGCGACGTATACGTCTTCAATATGGCTTTGAAGGACACGGTTGAGGAGTACGTCTTAGAACGGCTATACCACAAAATCGATCTATTCCAGCAGTCTGTGGGCCAATTAAGCTCTATCCTCACACGTATGGAAGAATCCGGGACGACGTTCGAGGACGAAATCTTCGAGCGGTTGGTTAACGCCGACTCCGAGGTCGATCTTGAGAATGACTTCGACGCGATGGCTGTTGACCTACAGGAGCAGCGCGAGCTTGCAGAGAAGCTTGAGGTGTTCAACAGCGGCGTTTTCGAGGGATTCGACTTGGGGGCACGTGATGACTGA